Proteins found in one Hymenobacter sp. J193 genomic segment:
- a CDS encoding type ISP restriction/modification enzyme, which produces MPQPLLTRYLRDLYFIHQTGGGTEETSFYGPLENLLNAIGETLRQPVRSVFQLQDLGAGRPDFGLFAVPSGRSSRPLRMTGQQPERGAGEVKGPGASLKPLLEGKQVSKYWQHYGQVLVTNLRHFAFLGKNEFNQLMVLDTLELAPDEVSFWSLCAQPEILSAEQADAAEQFLARCMLHGAPLDQPRELAWLLASFAREARDRLSGVDLHELVPLITALEQSLGARFDGPKGVRFLHATIVQTLFYGVFSAWVLWHREQPDRKDEFDWRTTAHYLQIPVLQVLFEHIGASSSVDRLKMRDLMTRTGRTLCRVRRDRFFNRFADSTAIQYFYEPFLEAYDPQLRKEMGVWYTPPELASYMIAKVDQMLKEKLGIEEGLADERVVVLDPCCGTGTYLVEVLRFVGRRLLQTHGALAGAMLREAATRRLFGFEILTAPFVVAHLQLGLALRAAGAPLGDGQKAAIYLTNALTGWDPAEHEKQLVILPALAQEAEQARHVKREEQIMVILGNPPYDGVSGLAISEERRLTDAYRNPARTVQPQGQGLNDLYIRFFRIAERQIAERSGRGLVCYVSNNSWLDGLSHPGLRERLLTAFDLIYIDNLHGDKYRTGKTYDGKPDPSVFSSKANREGIQVGTAVATLVRTRATAGTENIAYRDIRGSDKLKQLELLAAPADDLSSIGRPDVPYQRVTPVAELGLTFLPRTVRAGYLDNPTLPELFPVSFPGIKTSRDEALVDGDKARLESRMRAYFNAALSNEELTKLVPRLMESATGFNAVQTRHTLLNHGYESGQIIPYLYRPFDLRWLYWNPHTKLLDRERADYQRNLAHGTVWLEAMQASRKAYSPSNFTTVAGSLHVNERGTNFFPLFNTPQVADSEPVYNLSKLAWKYLYKTGEAPESLFYHALAVMHAPAYQAHNAGALQQDWPRLPLPPDPAVLSGSAMLGRKLAALLNVAAPVKGVTQGTLASELISIAMPRHYDGVRQLDANAEHFEVKARWGYLGHKGQVMPGPGLLSTPRVAEEFRAAEWGIQTVNVHLNEDVYWANVPMGVWNYNIGGYQVLKKWLSYRSYEVLGRSLQLQEVMEFTHIARRIAALLLLYPALNSNYEAMLSPIEEAVLVAV; this is translated from the coding sequence ATGCCCCAACCTTTACTAACTCGCTATCTCCGTGACCTTTATTTTATTCACCAAACAGGAGGTGGCACTGAGGAAACATCGTTTTACGGGCCATTGGAGAACCTGCTCAATGCAATAGGTGAAACGTTGCGTCAGCCCGTACGATCGGTATTTCAACTCCAAGACTTAGGAGCTGGTAGACCGGATTTCGGATTATTTGCGGTGCCGTCGGGGCGTTCTTCGCGACCGTTGCGGATGACTGGGCAGCAGCCTGAACGCGGCGCTGGGGAGGTGAAAGGACCAGGTGCGTCGCTAAAGCCGTTATTGGAAGGCAAACAGGTTTCAAAGTATTGGCAGCATTATGGGCAGGTGTTGGTGACAAACCTGCGGCACTTTGCTTTCTTGGGTAAGAATGAATTCAACCAGCTGATGGTGCTGGATACACTAGAGTTGGCACCTGACGAAGTAAGCTTTTGGAGCCTGTGCGCGCAACCTGAGATATTATCGGCGGAGCAGGCTGATGCGGCAGAGCAGTTCTTAGCGCGGTGCATGCTGCATGGCGCTCCGTTGGACCAACCTCGGGAACTAGCGTGGCTGCTGGCCTCCTTCGCTCGGGAGGCACGAGACCGGCTCAGCGGGGTGGACCTGCACGAACTGGTCCCGTTGATAACCGCCTTGGAGCAGAGCTTGGGGGCACGATTCGATGGACCAAAAGGCGTACGCTTCTTGCACGCTACCATCGTTCAAACCCTGTTTTATGGGGTATTCTCGGCATGGGTGTTATGGCATCGGGAGCAGCCGGACCGCAAGGATGAATTCGATTGGCGCACCACGGCCCATTACCTTCAAATACCGGTCTTGCAAGTGTTGTTTGAGCACATTGGCGCATCGTCCAGTGTGGACCGCTTGAAAATGCGGGACTTGATGACCCGTACTGGGCGCACGTTGTGCCGAGTACGAAGGGACAGGTTTTTCAACCGATTTGCTGACAGCACAGCCATTCAATATTTCTACGAGCCGTTCCTGGAAGCGTACGACCCGCAATTGCGGAAGGAAATGGGCGTGTGGTATACACCGCCCGAACTAGCTTCTTACATGATAGCGAAGGTAGACCAGATGCTCAAAGAGAAATTGGGCATCGAAGAAGGCCTAGCAGATGAGCGAGTAGTGGTTTTGGACCCATGCTGTGGGACGGGAACGTATTTGGTGGAGGTACTGCGTTTCGTGGGTAGGCGGCTACTGCAAACGCATGGCGCCTTAGCCGGAGCAATGCTGCGAGAGGCTGCAACTCGTCGCCTGTTTGGTTTTGAGATTTTGACAGCTCCGTTTGTAGTAGCCCACTTACAATTAGGGCTGGCCCTGCGGGCGGCAGGTGCCCCACTAGGGGATGGCCAGAAGGCTGCTATTTACCTAACCAACGCGCTGACCGGGTGGGACCCTGCTGAGCATGAAAAGCAGTTGGTCATTTTGCCCGCGCTGGCCCAAGAAGCGGAGCAGGCGCGGCATGTGAAACGAGAAGAGCAGATTATGGTAATTCTGGGAAATCCGCCTTACGATGGGGTCTCTGGATTGGCCATTTCGGAGGAACGCCGCCTAACCGATGCTTACCGCAACCCAGCCCGGACGGTTCAGCCGCAGGGACAAGGGCTCAACGATTTGTATATCCGATTCTTTCGCATTGCGGAACGCCAAATCGCCGAGCGGTCAGGGCGCGGATTGGTTTGCTACGTGTCGAATAACTCGTGGCTAGATGGATTAAGCCACCCCGGACTACGGGAGCGGTTGTTGACGGCGTTCGACCTAATTTATATAGACAACCTGCATGGCGATAAGTATCGAACAGGAAAGACCTACGACGGTAAGCCTGACCCAAGCGTGTTCAGCTCAAAGGCCAACCGGGAAGGTATCCAAGTGGGTACCGCTGTGGCTACATTGGTGCGCACAAGAGCAACAGCGGGGACGGAGAATATAGCCTATCGGGATATCCGCGGCTCCGATAAACTGAAGCAGCTGGAGCTATTGGCAGCACCTGCCGACGACTTGAGCAGCATAGGACGACCGGATGTACCTTACCAGCGTGTGACGCCCGTTGCTGAATTAGGGCTTACATTTTTGCCCCGAACAGTGCGCGCTGGCTATCTGGATAATCCCACATTGCCAGAGCTTTTCCCAGTGTCCTTTCCCGGTATTAAAACTAGCCGAGACGAAGCCTTAGTAGACGGTGATAAAGCCCGACTAGAGTCACGCATGCGTGCCTACTTCAATGCAGCGTTATCGAATGAGGAATTGACAAAACTAGTGCCTCGCCTGATGGAATCTGCTACGGGTTTTAATGCAGTTCAAACGCGACATACTCTGCTCAATCACGGCTATGAATCCGGCCAGATAATCCCTTATCTATACCGGCCATTCGATTTGCGTTGGCTGTATTGGAATCCGCATACCAAACTCTTGGATAGAGAAAGAGCGGATTACCAACGCAATCTGGCTCATGGCACAGTATGGCTGGAAGCAATGCAGGCAAGCCGCAAAGCCTACTCACCTTCGAATTTCACTACCGTTGCTGGCAGTTTGCACGTCAATGAGCGTGGCACCAACTTTTTCCCGTTGTTTAACACGCCACAGGTGGCTGACTCAGAGCCTGTCTACAATCTTTCTAAGCTGGCCTGGAAATACTTGTATAAAACGGGGGAAGCGCCAGAGTCATTGTTTTACCACGCGTTAGCAGTGATGCATGCCCCTGCATACCAAGCGCACAACGCTGGCGCATTGCAGCAGGATTGGCCTCGGCTGCCATTGCCACCGGATCCGGCAGTATTGTCTGGTAGTGCTATGCTGGGCCGCAAACTGGCGGCCTTGCTTAACGTGGCCGCACCGGTGAAGGGCGTTACGCAGGGTACGCTGGCATCAGAACTGATCTCCATAGCTATGCCTCGGCACTATGATGGCGTGCGACAGTTGGATGCAAATGCGGAACATTTTGAAGTGAAAGCCCGCTGGGGATACCTTGGCCATAAAGGGCAAGTCATGCCAGGCCCTGGCTTACTGAGTACGCCGCGCGTTGCGGAGGAATTCAGAGCGGCGGAGTGGGGAATTCAAACAGTTAACGTGCATCTTAACGAGGATGTGTATTGGGCCAACGTGCCGATGGGGGTATGGAATTACAATATAGGCGGGTACCAAGTGCTCAAAAAATGGCTTAGCTACCGCAGCTATGAGGTGTTGGGCCGCTCGCTACAGCTTCAGGAAGTAATGGAGTTTACGCATATAGCGCGTAGGATTGCAGCGTTGCTGCTGCTCTACCCTGCGCTGAACTCTAACTATGAGGCTATGCTGTCGCCGATAGAAGAAGCTGTATTAGTTGCGGTATGA
- a CDS encoding nucleotide-binding protein produces the protein MILFAKRLFSILVVLLAACKAEVIILSLMDRKKLQLLREKIGAIVLPDAKDRYGRQYGQDEALQKALAATATTAVGLVGKAKLVRGGSHQKKLVELAEKLKVTGNAFSHSLVDMTTLRTARTSLLRVLKAVDDESRKVFIVHGRDDAMRKDAQATLNRFGIDGIVLFEEINEGQTIIEKFDREARACGYAVVLFSPDDLGGIRVGKTAPKLSPRARQNVVLELGYFVALLGRKNVFVLVAGSGLEQPSDFHGVVYETYDKAGAWKRRLANELSGVGFYIDPAVLKKL, from the coding sequence TTGATTCTATTTGCCAAGCGCCTTTTCTCAATTTTAGTAGTTTTACTCGCTGCCTGCAAGGCAGAAGTCATCATTCTTTCCCTGATGGACCGCAAAAAGCTACAACTCCTGCGTGAAAAAATAGGAGCCATTGTGCTACCTGATGCCAAGGACCGGTATGGCCGTCAATACGGTCAGGACGAAGCCCTTCAAAAAGCTCTGGCCGCGACTGCTACTACCGCGGTCGGGCTGGTGGGTAAGGCCAAGCTAGTGCGTGGTGGCAGTCATCAAAAGAAATTGGTGGAGCTGGCCGAAAAGTTGAAAGTTACGGGTAATGCCTTCAGTCACTCGCTCGTTGACATGACCACCTTGCGCACAGCCCGCACCAGTCTCCTGCGCGTTCTCAAAGCTGTCGACGACGAGAGCCGCAAAGTATTCATTGTCCATGGCCGCGACGACGCCATGCGCAAAGATGCTCAAGCAACCCTCAACCGCTTCGGCATTGATGGTATCGTTCTCTTTGAGGAAATCAATGAGGGCCAAACCATTATCGAAAAGTTTGACCGCGAAGCTCGTGCCTGTGGCTACGCCGTCGTCCTTTTCAGTCCCGACGATTTGGGCGGCATCCGCGTTGGCAAAACTGCACCCAAGCTTTCGCCCCGTGCCCGCCAGAACGTTGTACTTGAGCTTGGCTACTTCGTTGCCCTGCTCGGCCGCAAAAACGTCTTTGTACTCGTTGCCGGTTCCGGCCTCGAGCAACCTAGCGACTTCCATGGCGTTGTCTACGAAACCTATGACAAGGCCGGCGCATGGAAGCGTCGCCTTGCCAATGAGCTGTCCGGCGTCGGGTTTTACATTGATCCCGCTGTCTTAAAAAAGTTGTAG